From the genome of Halostella limicola, one region includes:
- a CDS encoding DUF362 domain-containing protein, with amino-acid sequence MDTVEDLSVPEETVLEACGDTVIPEFGLIEQVWDTDPIPENEIADRAAAAVGALALDDVPVGGEVAVGVGSRGIANLPELVRGVVQGLDDRGYRPFIFPAMGSHGGATGEGQREMIEELGVTEERVGCEIRSSMDVVQVGETPDRGVPVVADANAVTADAVLPVNRVKPHTDFDGTVESGLSKMLVIGMGKQRGAKIAHEWAVDWSFRNMIPEITERLLAELPVVGGVAIVEDQHDDTTIVEGIRPEGFLDREAELLETAYEIMPKVPFDEVDALVLDRQGKDISGQGLDTNVIGRRPFAINEPEPELPHVKRIYVRGLTQTTHGNAMGMGSADLVHEDVAAELDAPTTLINAITASTIRGVRLPPVVETDRAGLAAALSTIGVVDPDEVRVLRAADTMHLNRLYASPALVDAARKREDLRVVREPAPIEFDDGAFAAPPPHET; translated from the coding sequence ATGGACACCGTAGAGGACCTATCGGTACCGGAGGAGACCGTACTGGAGGCGTGCGGCGACACCGTCATCCCCGAGTTCGGCCTGATCGAGCAGGTGTGGGACACCGACCCGATCCCCGAAAACGAGATCGCGGACCGGGCCGCCGCGGCGGTGGGGGCCCTCGCGCTCGACGACGTTCCGGTGGGCGGCGAGGTGGCCGTCGGCGTCGGCAGTCGCGGGATCGCCAACCTCCCGGAACTGGTCCGGGGCGTCGTTCAGGGGCTCGACGACCGCGGCTACCGCCCCTTCATCTTCCCCGCGATGGGGAGTCACGGCGGCGCGACGGGCGAGGGCCAGCGCGAGATGATCGAGGAGCTGGGCGTCACGGAGGAGCGCGTCGGCTGCGAGATCAGATCGAGCATGGACGTCGTGCAGGTCGGCGAGACCCCCGACAGGGGCGTGCCCGTGGTCGCGGACGCCAACGCCGTCACAGCGGACGCCGTCCTGCCCGTCAACCGGGTCAAGCCCCACACCGACTTCGACGGGACCGTCGAGAGCGGGCTCTCGAAGATGCTCGTCATCGGCATGGGGAAGCAACGCGGCGCGAAGATCGCCCACGAGTGGGCGGTCGACTGGAGCTTCCGCAACATGATCCCCGAGATCACCGAGCGACTGCTGGCGGAGCTCCCGGTCGTCGGCGGGGTCGCGATCGTCGAGGACCAGCACGACGACACCACCATCGTGGAGGGGATCCGGCCCGAGGGCTTCCTCGACCGCGAGGCCGAACTACTCGAAACCGCCTACGAGATCATGCCGAAGGTCCCGTTCGACGAGGTCGACGCCCTCGTCCTCGACCGCCAGGGGAAGGACATCAGCGGGCAGGGCCTGGACACGAACGTCATCGGCAGGCGGCCGTTCGCGATCAACGAGCCGGAGCCGGAGCTCCCCCACGTCAAACGGATCTACGTCCGCGGCCTCACGCAGACCACCCACGGCAACGCGATGGGGATGGGGTCGGCCGACCTCGTCCACGAGGACGTCGCTGCCGAACTCGACGCGCCCACGACGCTTATCAACGCCATCACCGCGAGCACGATCCGGGGCGTCCGCCTGCCGCCGGTCGTCGAGACCGACCGGGCCGGACTCGCCGCCGCACTGTCGACCATCGGCGTCGTCGACCCCGACGAGGTGCGCGTCCTCCGCGCCGCCGACACGATGCATCTGAACCGCCTCTACGCCTCGCCGGCGCTCGTCGACGCAGCGCGGAAACGCGAGGACCTCCGCGTGGTGCGGGAGCCGGCACCGATCGAGTTCGACGACGGCGCGTTCGCCGCGCCCCCGCCCCACGAGACCTGA
- a CDS encoding NAD-dependent epimerase/dehydratase family protein: protein MAIDCVAVTGGNGKIGEAILAELNDTGYRTANLSRGKRDEDVSDEYRTTDMLDAGEVYGSLARIDADAVVHMGTIPGPTNHPGFRTYESNVESAYHVLEAARELGLDSVILPSSINVMGAAYQEEPTEVEYLPVDEEHPLTPRDPYAVSKHAMEVTADGVGRLPDSPSIASLRYPWVATSDELREEFVEKNRPLAALDDRWHHTTRDVVFSYVHIDDAARIARRAVETEFDGHEAFWAVAADTSADAASDALAEKYFPDAEVRQNLDGTESLISVDKARDLLGWEPEVSWRDL from the coding sequence ATGGCGATAGACTGCGTCGCTGTCACCGGGGGGAACGGCAAGATCGGCGAGGCGATCCTGGCGGAACTAAACGACACCGGCTACCGGACCGCGAACCTCTCTCGCGGGAAGCGCGACGAAGATGTCTCCGACGAGTACCGAACGACCGACATGCTCGACGCGGGCGAGGTGTACGGGTCGCTCGCGCGTATCGACGCCGACGCGGTGGTCCACATGGGGACCATTCCGGGACCCACGAACCATCCGGGCTTCCGGACATACGAGAGTAACGTGGAATCCGCCTACCACGTACTGGAGGCCGCTCGCGAGCTCGGCCTCGACTCGGTGATCCTCCCGTCGAGCATCAACGTCATGGGCGCCGCGTACCAGGAGGAGCCCACGGAAGTGGAGTACCTCCCCGTCGACGAGGAGCACCCCCTCACGCCGCGGGACCCCTACGCCGTCAGCAAGCACGCGATGGAGGTGACCGCCGACGGGGTGGGCCGGCTCCCCGATTCCCCGTCGATCGCCTCGCTGCGCTACCCCTGGGTCGCGACGAGCGACGAACTGCGCGAGGAGTTCGTGGAGAAGAATCGCCCGCTCGCGGCGCTCGACGACCGGTGGCACCACACCACCCGAGACGTGGTGTTCTCGTACGTCCACATCGACGACGCAGCCCGGATCGCGCGCCGCGCCGTCGAGACGGAGTTCGACGGCCACGAGGCGTTCTGGGCGGTGGCCGCCGACACGTCGGCCGACGCCGCCTCCGACGCGCTCGCCGAGAAGTACTTTCCCGACGCCGAAGTCCGCCAGAACCTCGACGGGACGGAGTCGCTCATCAGCGTCGACAAAGCCCGCGACCTGCTCGGCTGGGAACCCGAGGTCAGCTGGCGGGACCTCTAA
- a CDS encoding lactonase family protein, translating into MSDIGLMGSYTPSGGTGLYSYRVDRDGTFERLDEASERDPSFLAVHPSGEFLVAVNEVDDGALTTYAVDRESDALSHRDRAGTGEAGPCHVAVDATGSYAVAAHYVGGAVTVHPLGEDGYVGEPADVVRHDGSSAHPERQTEPHPHSAVFGPENEYVYVPDLGTDRVYAYAFDAADGTLRPASTPHVDLHDGAGPRHAAVHPDREVLYVLNELDATLAAFDLGDEGRLTRSATVESIPGGAPEGTIAADVNVHPSGDWAYASNRGHDSITWFGLRDDPRRPNRAGSTPTGGEWPRNFALSPAGDRLLALNQRSDSVVPFRVGESDGTLRRTGDPVAVDRPSCLRFL; encoded by the coding sequence ATGAGCGACATCGGGCTGATGGGATCGTACACGCCGTCGGGCGGCACCGGACTCTACAGCTACCGCGTCGACCGCGACGGAACGTTCGAACGGCTTGATGAAGCCTCCGAGCGCGACCCGTCCTTTCTGGCGGTCCACCCGTCGGGCGAGTTCCTCGTCGCGGTCAACGAGGTCGACGACGGCGCGCTGACGACGTACGCGGTCGACCGGGAGTCTGACGCGCTCTCCCATCGCGACCGGGCGGGAACGGGCGAAGCGGGACCGTGCCACGTCGCCGTCGACGCGACTGGGTCGTACGCGGTCGCCGCGCACTACGTCGGCGGTGCGGTGACGGTACATCCCCTCGGCGAGGACGGGTACGTCGGCGAGCCCGCGGACGTCGTTCGCCACGATGGGTCGAGCGCACACCCGGAGCGACAGACCGAACCCCATCCGCACTCGGCGGTGTTCGGTCCCGAGAACGAGTACGTCTACGTCCCCGACCTCGGCACCGACCGCGTGTACGCCTACGCGTTCGACGCCGCCGACGGGACGCTCCGCCCGGCGTCGACGCCGCACGTCGACCTCCACGACGGGGCCGGACCGCGACACGCAGCCGTTCACCCTGACCGCGAGGTCCTGTACGTGCTCAACGAGCTCGACGCGACGCTCGCTGCGTTCGATCTGGGAGACGAGGGGCGGCTCACACGGTCCGCGACTGTCGAATCGATCCCGGGCGGAGCGCCCGAGGGGACCATTGCAGCCGACGTGAACGTACACCCCTCTGGCGACTGGGCGTACGCATCGAACCGCGGCCACGACTCGATAACGTGGTTCGGCCTCCGCGACGACCCCCGTCGCCCCAATCGCGCAGGGTCGACGCCGACGGGCGGCGAGTGGCCCAGGAACTTCGCGCTCTCGCCAGCGGGGGACCGGCTGTTGGCCCTCAACCAGCGGTCGGACTCGGTCGTGCCGTTCCGGGTCGGCGAATCGGACGGGACGTTGCGGAGAACCGGAGACCCCGTCGCCGTCGACAGGCCGTCCTGCCTCCGCTTTCTCTAG
- a CDS encoding zinc-dependent alcohol dehydrogenase, protein MKTIVQTDPQSVEMQERDAPSPDAGEVLVKVHSAGLCGSDAHAYKYEGGYEWIPIPRIMGHEYSGEVVEVGADVTDYEAGDKVVEEPIHDCGRCFQCNNGQPNVCQNFSITGMHRDGAYAEYVTVESRHLHPVPDDVPLRHAAITEPTSIATRAVFDQSETTPGDTVLVEGPGPIGVLTAAVADSLGANVLVSGLSQDTKYRLPLLDDLGIETVNAEEADVEERAAAFTDGLGFDVVFDTTGHRSGVEMAADRVRKGGQIVVVGLPGEDSELFMTPLVRGEVDLNTSYGSTWRNFEQALRLMERGEIAVDEIVDDSFDVADPDAAFEAFLASETCKPVFSFDR, encoded by the coding sequence ATGAAGACGATAGTACAGACGGACCCCCAGTCCGTCGAGATGCAGGAGCGCGATGCACCTTCGCCGGACGCCGGGGAGGTACTCGTGAAGGTTCACTCGGCCGGGCTCTGCGGGAGCGACGCCCACGCCTACAAGTACGAGGGCGGCTACGAGTGGATCCCGATCCCCCGGATCATGGGCCACGAGTACTCCGGCGAGGTCGTCGAGGTCGGCGCCGACGTGACAGACTACGAAGCGGGCGACAAAGTGGTCGAGGAACCGATTCACGACTGCGGCCGCTGCTTCCAGTGCAATAACGGCCAGCCGAACGTCTGTCAGAACTTCTCCATCACCGGGATGCACCGGGACGGGGCATATGCGGAGTACGTCACAGTCGAGTCGCGGCACCTCCATCCGGTCCCCGACGATGTTCCGCTCCGCCATGCGGCGATCACGGAGCCGACCAGCATCGCTACGCGCGCGGTGTTCGACCAGTCGGAGACGACGCCGGGCGATACCGTCCTCGTCGAGGGGCCGGGCCCGATCGGCGTCCTCACGGCCGCCGTGGCGGACTCGCTCGGCGCGAACGTCCTCGTCTCCGGGCTCTCGCAGGACACGAAGTACCGGTTGCCCCTGCTCGACGACCTCGGGATCGAGACGGTCAACGCCGAAGAGGCGGACGTCGAGGAGCGCGCGGCGGCGTTCACCGACGGTCTCGGCTTCGACGTCGTGTTCGACACGACGGGCCACAGGAGCGGCGTCGAGATGGCCGCCGACCGCGTCCGGAAGGGCGGCCAGATCGTCGTCGTCGGCCTCCCGGGCGAGGACAGCGAGCTGTTCATGACGCCGCTGGTCAGGGGCGAGGTCGACCTGAACACGTCGTACGGTTCCACGTGGCGGAACTTCGAGCAGGCGCTCCGGCTCATGGAGCGCGGCGAGATCGCCGTCGACGAGATCGTCGACGATTCGTTCGACGTCGCCGACCCGGACGCGGCGTTCGAGGCGTTTCTCGCCTCGGAAACCTGCAAACCCGTGTTCAGCTTCGACCGCTGA
- a CDS encoding glycerate kinase type-2 family protein, whose product MIENRDRIGKSADHALALDCVVAGIEAADPARVVTDRIDRDGSTLDIDGDRYDLDEYRRVVAAGGGNAAATMARALEGLLGDRLDGGVVVTDNPVETNRVTVRLGDHPVPSDRGAESTRELLAVADDAGEDDLLIAVVTGGGSALMPAPAGDLAVDDLRRTTEALLASGATIHEINAVRKHLSELKGGRLARRAAPATVVGLVVSDVVGNDLDVIASGPLTPDESTYGDARSVLDRYDVDVPAAVRRHLDRGAEGDVPETPSAADPAFDRVRQHVLADGNTALEGAAAIARERGYEPLILSSRIRGEAKEAAKSLVGIAEECAATGTPVEPPAVLLSGGETTVKIRGDGRGGPNQEFALSAALELDDASITVASVDTDGIDGNSDAAGGIADAGTATPRAAAQRALDENDAGGFLDDRDGVIRTGPTNTNVNDLRVFVVSSE is encoded by the coding sequence ATGATCGAGAACAGAGACAGGATCGGGAAGAGCGCGGACCACGCCCTGGCGCTCGACTGCGTCGTGGCCGGGATCGAGGCCGCCGATCCGGCGCGGGTCGTCACGGATCGGATCGACCGAGACGGATCGACGCTCGACATCGACGGCGATCGGTACGACCTCGACGAGTACCGACGGGTGGTCGCGGCCGGCGGCGGCAACGCGGCGGCGACGATGGCTCGAGCGCTGGAGGGGCTTCTCGGCGACCGGCTCGACGGCGGCGTCGTCGTCACGGACAACCCCGTCGAGACGAACCGCGTGACCGTCCGTCTGGGCGACCATCCCGTTCCGAGCGATCGCGGGGCGGAGAGCACGCGCGAACTCCTCGCCGTCGCGGACGACGCGGGGGAGGACGACCTCCTGATCGCCGTGGTCACAGGCGGCGGAAGCGCCCTCATGCCCGCGCCGGCCGGCGACCTCGCGGTCGACGACCTCCGGCGGACGACGGAGGCGCTCCTCGCGTCCGGCGCGACGATCCACGAGATAAACGCCGTCCGCAAGCACCTCTCCGAACTGAAGGGCGGCCGCCTCGCGCGTCGGGCAGCGCCGGCGACCGTGGTCGGACTCGTGGTGAGCGACGTCGTGGGTAACGACCTCGACGTCATCGCGAGCGGCCCGCTGACGCCGGACGAGTCGACGTACGGTGACGCCCGCTCCGTGCTGGACCGGTACGACGTCGACGTTCCTGCGGCGGTCCGGCGCCACCTCGACCGCGGTGCCGAGGGTGACGTTCCGGAAACCCCGTCGGCGGCGGACCCAGCGTTCGACCGCGTCCGCCAGCACGTCCTCGCGGATGGCAACACTGCGCTGGAGGGGGCAGCGGCGATCGCCCGAGAGCGCGGCTACGAACCCCTGATACTCAGTTCCCGGATCCGGGGCGAGGCGAAGGAGGCTGCGAAGTCGCTGGTCGGCATCGCGGAGGAGTGCGCGGCGACCGGAACGCCGGTCGAACCTCCGGCCGTGCTGCTCTCCGGCGGCGAGACGACCGTGAAGATCCGCGGTGACGGTCGGGGCGGCCCGAACCAGGAGTTCGCCCTGAGCGCTGCGCTCGAACTGGACGACGCGTCGATCACGGTCGCCAGCGTCGACACCGACGGGATCGACGGCAACTCCGACGCCGCGGGCGGAATCGCCGACGCCGGAACGGCGACGCCGCGGGCGGCCGCGCAGCGGGCGCTCGACGAGAACGACGCCGGCGGGTTCCTCGACGACCGCGACGGTGTCATCCGAACGGGGCCGACGAACACCAACGTCAACGACCTCCGCGTGTTCGTGGTGTCGTCAGAATAG
- a CDS encoding site-specific integrase yields the protein MRNERSSETPIASTFPKFLTDKGKGQRGDDGNYRRDAERELDRFLRWCRGDAADPANAEPPAEWDGLRPPSERDRDVTFADLDATAFGDYARYLRASGLSNGTVRTYYAHVASWCGWAHGQGYVPRHYARESDAEDPLPNDDGRRPGDQQAWTPDHRDRITRFVDERAEAAIDRFADLDVPPCERDDPESTARREKESARFEAVKRCRERALAYVLAYTGLRAAEFLNDPDDDRAGRNGLRWADVSFADKNATVFRKKQAWDEASLPDPLLGPLRRYRRLLDPPSEWPVFPTLHRPTLARHVTSELAENGHDEGEIVRIREGTSDLLVAAEHDLSPPPALKPNGARRVMKRLCDDAGIDLDGDRHGYLAPHGGRRGMGEVFVREFGYAAAARYLDNSEEQVRDAYQHIEAAEQADMAAQALARTDGRVRGPSDAERD from the coding sequence GTGCGTAACGAGCGGTCGTCGGAGACGCCCATCGCCAGCACGTTCCCGAAGTTCCTCACGGACAAGGGGAAAGGCCAGCGCGGCGACGACGGGAACTACCGACGCGACGCCGAACGCGAGCTCGACCGGTTCCTACGCTGGTGCCGGGGCGACGCCGCCGACCCGGCGAACGCCGAACCGCCGGCAGAATGGGACGGCCTCCGTCCGCCGTCCGAGCGCGACCGGGACGTGACGTTCGCCGACCTGGACGCGACCGCGTTCGGGGATTACGCCCGTTACCTTCGGGCCTCGGGGCTCTCGAACGGCACGGTCAGGACGTACTACGCCCACGTCGCTTCGTGGTGCGGCTGGGCCCACGGGCAGGGGTACGTGCCCCGACACTACGCGAGAGAATCGGACGCGGAGGATCCGCTGCCGAACGACGACGGGCGCCGCCCCGGTGACCAGCAGGCCTGGACGCCCGACCACCGAGACCGCATCACCCGATTCGTCGACGAGCGGGCCGAGGCGGCGATAGACCGGTTCGCGGACCTCGACGTACCGCCGTGCGAACGCGATGACCCCGAGAGCACGGCCCGTAGAGAGAAGGAGAGCGCCCGGTTCGAGGCGGTGAAGCGATGCCGGGAGCGCGCACTGGCGTACGTCCTCGCCTACACGGGACTGCGGGCCGCCGAGTTCCTGAACGACCCGGACGACGACCGCGCGGGTCGAAACGGACTCCGGTGGGCCGACGTCTCGTTCGCGGACAAGAACGCGACGGTGTTCAGGAAGAAGCAAGCGTGGGACGAGGCCTCCCTTCCGGACCCGCTTCTCGGCCCGCTACGTCGGTATCGGCGCCTCCTCGATCCGCCGTCGGAGTGGCCCGTCTTCCCCACGCTGCACCGTCCTACCCTCGCGCGACACGTCACGAGCGAGCTGGCGGAGAACGGTCACGACGAGGGCGAGATCGTCCGAATACGCGAGGGGACATCCGACCTCCTCGTCGCCGCGGAACACGACCTTTCCCCGCCGCCGGCGCTGAAGCCGAACGGCGCTCGACGGGTCATGAAGCGCCTGTGCGACGACGCCGGGATCGACCTCGACGGCGACCGACACGGCTATCTGGCCCCGCACGGCGGCCGCCGCGGAATGGGCGAGGTGTTCGTCCGCGAGTTCGGCTACGCCGCCGCCGCGCGGTACCTCGACAACTCAGAGGAGCAGGTGCGAGACGCCTACCAACACATCGAGGCAGCCGAACAGGCCGACATGGCCGCGCAAGCGCTCGCCAGAACCGACGGGCGGGTTCGCGGCCCGTCGGACGCCGAACGCGACTGA